From Populus trichocarpa isolate Nisqually-1 chromosome 19, P.trichocarpa_v4.1, whole genome shotgun sequence, a single genomic window includes:
- the LOC18108596 gene encoding protein ULTRAPETALA 1 codes for MANGVERELVVLFSEEELREMSGVKRGEEYIEVTCGCTSHRYGDAVGRLRVFINGELEITCECTPGCDEDTMTPAAFEKHSGRETARKWKNNVWVIVNGEKVPLSKTVLLKYYNQASKNGNGSHRSNNGRVCHRDEFVRCSKCNKERRFRLRTKEECQIHHDALADANWKCADMPFDKITCDDDEERASRRVYRGCTRSPTCKGCTSCVCFGCEICRFSDCSCQTCTDFTRNAKV; via the exons ATGGCTAATGGGGTTGAGAGAGAGCTGGTGGTGTTGTTTAGTGAAGAAGAGTTGAGAGAGATGAGTGGGGTCAAGAGAGGTGAAGAGTACATAGAAGTGACGTGTGGGTGTACCAGCCATAGATATGGCGATGCTGTTGGTAGGCTTAGGGTTTTTATCAATGGTGAACTTGAAATCACATGTGAATGCACTCCTGGTTGCGATGAAG ATACGATGACTCCTGCTGCATTTGAAAAGCACTCTGGAAGAGAGACAGCTAGAAAATGGAAGAACAATGTCTGGGTCATAGTTAATGGGGAGAAGGTTCCATTGTCAAAGACTGTGTTGCTCAAATACTACAATCAGGCCTCAAAAAATGGCAATGGATCCCACAGGTCAAATAATGGACGAGTTTGTCACCGTGATGAGTTTGTTCGCTGTAGTAAATGTAATAAGGAACGCAGGTTCCGATTACGGACCAAAGAGGAGTGTCAGATTCACCATGATGCTTTGGCTGATGCGAACTGGAAATGTGCTGATATGCCTTTTGACAA AATAAcatgtgatgatgatgaagaacgAGCAAGCCGAAGGGTATACAGAGGTTGCACCCGTTCTCCAACATGCAAGGGCTGCACTTCCTGTGTGTGCTTTGGGTGTGAGATCTGTCGCTTCTCAGATTGCAGCTGCCAAACCTGCACTGACTTCACCAGGAATGCAAAAGTTTGA
- the LOC18108597 gene encoding beta-glucuronosyltransferase GlcAT14A, whose product MSIKKAFVSMRKNGNSHPGRLFGDRRWLIPFFTSLLVFLILFSSATFGVFTSSYGVEKVPFDTVSYKRPENSNGYFVESDLKKWFNRSRYSELEPPRLAYLISGTKGDSQRMMRTLQAVYHPRNQYILHLDLEAPPRERLMLGVYVKSDLTFQEVGNVRVMAQSNLVTYKGPTMIACTLQAIAIMLRESLEWDWFINLSASDYPLVTQDDLLHVFSNLSRNLNFIEHTRLTGWKMNSRAKPIAIDPGLYLSKKSDLSLTTQRRSLPTSFKLFTGSAWIMLTRSFLEYCIMGWENLPRTILMYYTNFVSSPEGYFHTVICNTEEFQDTAIGHDLHYIAWDNPPRQHPLSLTMKDFDKMVKSNAPFARKFARDDPVLDKIDKEILNRTSRFAPGAWCIGSSGNGSDPCSVRGNYSQFRPGPGAERLQELLQSLLSEDFRKKQCS is encoded by the exons ATGTCTATCAAAAAGGCATTTGTGAGCATGAGGAAGAATGGAAATTCCCACCCAGGAAGGTTGTTTGGTGATAGAAGATGGCTTATTCCATTCTTTACAAGCTTGCTTGTGTTTTTAATCCTGTTCTCTTCAGCTACTTTTGGGGTATTTACATCTTCTTATGGGGTAGAGAAGGTTCCATTTGACACTGTTTCATATAAAAGGCCGGAGAACTCAAATGGGTATTTTGTAGAATCAGATTTAAAGAAATGGTTTAATAGAAGTAGGTATTCAGAATTGGAACCGCCTAGATTAGCTTATCTCATTTCAGGGACGAAGGGTGATAGTCAAAGAATGATGAGGACTTTGCAGGCTGTGTATCATCCTAGAAACCAGTATATCCTACATTTGGATCTTGAGGCACCCCCTCGAGAAAGGTTGATGTTGGGAGTGTATGTGAAGAGTGATTTGACGTTTCAAGAAGTTGGGAATGTGCGTGTAATGGCACAGTCCAACTTGGTGACTTACAAGGGGCCTACTATGATTGCCTGTACCCTTCAAGCAATTGCAATCATGTTGAGGGAGAGCTTGGAGTGGGACTGGTTTATCAATCTCAGTGCTTCAGATTATCCTCTTGTGACACAAGATG ATCTGCTCCATGTGTTCTCAAATTTGTCTAGAAATCTTAATTTCATTGAACACACACGGCTAACTGGATGGAAAAT GAACTCCAGGGCAAAACCAATTGCTATTGATCCAGGCCTTTACTTATCAAAGAAATCCGACCTTTCTTTGACCACTCAACGTCGATCACTGCCCACTTCTTTCAAGTTGTTTACTG GTTCAGCATGGATAATGCTAACTCGATCGTTTCTTGAGTACTGTATAATGGGATGGGAGAACCTTCCACGAACTATCCTCATGTACTATACAAATTTCGTCTCCTCTCCTGAAGGATATTTCCACACTGTTATTTGCAACACTGAAGAATTCCAAGACACAGCCATAGGCCATGATCTCCACTACATAGCCTGGGACAACCCTCCTAGGCAGCACCCCCTCTCGTTGACAATGAAAGACTTCGATAAAATGGTTAAAAGTAATGCCCCATTTGCCAGGAAATTTGCAAGGGATGATCCCGTTTTAGACAAGATTGATAAAGAGATTCTAAACCGCACAAGCAGGTTTGCTCCTGGAGCATGGTGCATTGGCAGCTCAGGCAATGGATCTGATCCATGCTCCGTGCGTGGTAATTATTCCCAATTTCGACCAGGTCCTGGTGCTGAAAGGTTGCAAGAACTGCTTCAGTCATTGCTGTCCGAAGATTTTCGAAAAAAACAGTGTtcatga
- the LOC18108598 gene encoding uncharacterized protein LOC18108598 isoform X2 has product MLVSCMLYISEARNRAVLDLIERAARLDPESVIVNKFEDRVYNRIRFTIVSYVVVDSTGSPIYSPLHQTVLAMVEAAYGAINLELHSGAHPRLGVVDDIVFHPLARASLDEAAWLAKTVAADMGSRFQVPVFLYAAAHPTGRAPDTIRRELGYYTPNFMGNQWAGWTIPEILPGAPDEGPTHVSRTRGIVMIGARPWVALYNIPVVCTDVSTARQIARMVRARDGGLPTVQALALVHGDDSFEIACILLEPNQVGAERVQAEVEMLAAQEGLEVEKGYFTDFPPEMIVEKYMNLISSRRD; this is encoded by the exons ATGCTGGTAAGTTGCATGCTCTACATCTCTGAGGCACGTAACCGCGCAGTTCTGGACTTGATTGAACGAGCTGCTAGGCTCGACCCAGAAAGTGTTATTGTAAACAAATTTGAGGACCGAGTTTATAATAGGATCAGGTTCACTATTGTATCATATGTTGTTGTTGATAGCACTGGGAGTCCCATTTATAGTCCATTGCACCAAACTGTGCTAGCCATGGTTGAGGCTGCTTATGGAGCCATTAACCTTGAGTTGCACTCCGGTGCACACCCTCGGCTTGGTGTTGTAGATGACATTGTTTTCCACCCTTTGGCTCGGGCCTCGCTGGATGAAGCAGCCTGGCTGGCCAAGACAGTGGCAGCAGATATGGGCAGCAGATTTCAAG TGCCAGTATTTCTTTATGCTGCAGCACATCCAACAGGCAGGGCTCCTGACACCATCAGGCGCGAGCTGGGGTACTATACGCCTAATTTCATGGGCAACCAATGGGCTGGGTGGACCATACCTGAGATTCTCCCTGGAGCCCCTGATGAAGGTCCGACCCATGTGTCGCGAACAAGAGGAATAGTGATGATTGGGGCTCGACCATGGGTCGCATTATACAACATTCCTGTAGTGTGCACCGATGTTTCAACTGCTCGACAGATTGCACGGATGGTGAGGGCTCGTGATGGCGGGCTTCCTACCGTGCAAGCATTGGCGCTCGTTCACGGTGATGATTCATTTGAGATCGCTTGTATCCTCTTAGAGCCCAATCAGGTTGGAGCTGAAAGGGTCCAGGCAGAGGTTGAGATGCTGGCAGCCCAAGAAGGATTGGAAGTAGAGAAGGGCTACTTCACAGATTTTCCACCAGAAATGATTGTTGAGAAGTACATGAATTTAATCTCTTCTAGGAGAGACTGA
- the LOC18108598 gene encoding uncharacterized protein LOC18108598 isoform X1, with translation MDSDSSCENKRTANESMLVSCMLYISEARNRAVLDLIERAARLDPESVIVNKFEDRVYNRIRFTIVSYVVVDSTGSPIYSPLHQTVLAMVEAAYGAINLELHSGAHPRLGVVDDIVFHPLARASLDEAAWLAKTVAADMGSRFQVPVFLYAAAHPTGRAPDTIRRELGYYTPNFMGNQWAGWTIPEILPGAPDEGPTHVSRTRGIVMIGARPWVALYNIPVVCTDVSTARQIARMVRARDGGLPTVQALALVHGDDSFEIACILLEPNQVGAERVQAEVEMLAAQEGLEVEKGYFTDFPPEMIVEKYMNLISSRRD, from the exons ATGGATTCTGACTCAAGTTGCGAG AACAAAAGAACTGCAAATGAATCCATGCTGGTAAGTTGCATGCTCTACATCTCTGAGGCACGTAACCGCGCAGTTCTGGACTTGATTGAACGAGCTGCTAGGCTCGACCCAGAAAGTGTTATTGTAAACAAATTTGAGGACCGAGTTTATAATAGGATCAGGTTCACTATTGTATCATATGTTGTTGTTGATAGCACTGGGAGTCCCATTTATAGTCCATTGCACCAAACTGTGCTAGCCATGGTTGAGGCTGCTTATGGAGCCATTAACCTTGAGTTGCACTCCGGTGCACACCCTCGGCTTGGTGTTGTAGATGACATTGTTTTCCACCCTTTGGCTCGGGCCTCGCTGGATGAAGCAGCCTGGCTGGCCAAGACAGTGGCAGCAGATATGGGCAGCAGATTTCAAG TGCCAGTATTTCTTTATGCTGCAGCACATCCAACAGGCAGGGCTCCTGACACCATCAGGCGCGAGCTGGGGTACTATACGCCTAATTTCATGGGCAACCAATGGGCTGGGTGGACCATACCTGAGATTCTCCCTGGAGCCCCTGATGAAGGTCCGACCCATGTGTCGCGAACAAGAGGAATAGTGATGATTGGGGCTCGACCATGGGTCGCATTATACAACATTCCTGTAGTGTGCACCGATGTTTCAACTGCTCGACAGATTGCACGGATGGTGAGGGCTCGTGATGGCGGGCTTCCTACCGTGCAAGCATTGGCGCTCGTTCACGGTGATGATTCATTTGAGATCGCTTGTATCCTCTTAGAGCCCAATCAGGTTGGAGCTGAAAGGGTCCAGGCAGAGGTTGAGATGCTGGCAGCCCAAGAAGGATTGGAAGTAGAGAAGGGCTACTTCACAGATTTTCCACCAGAAATGATTGTTGAGAAGTACATGAATTTAATCTCTTCTAGGAGAGACTGA
- the LOC112325210 gene encoding uncharacterized protein LOC112325210, producing MAAGGAHKGNGNGNRGRPYGLMLLLAFGAALLGVMVLHKFRERRIFNLLVKEKDRELMSLQLILQKERERSKEMKRKAEEMKGKIYSLRTQKMELDRRQLEMQSTIDSIKDEQKIMESALEEKQNEIKMLREMNIDADKGNLQMADLIESLKQKEAEIEELKHHLEYPAKKWSVSTDDPSSPPINMTVSLNMVNEGNIEVDKSKEEEVQLHETAYDGNGLDSRGNGGNSTSTNLEKQGDTAIVENASESRVGIADRREVSEEKESQKLDGSRNGSSIGIDKDQEYENESSQGKRASGAGEENNTSNATETIVSRIGRASKTADAHNDEKSRDREEHKFNLDGQPGLENVQEAEDRQETLRGGAKREMVDNSRSRGNERYHHASRVRGKRRTVVAKNRLLESRNDVNNVAEKTRNRKFPMDDQGRLIYREGGRASIDGTTEEITKAVGSSKTKSIEHQNHEDSKDLENKLGEDRQNQQMSEVHETMKRLPVAHDAKVLTNGSLDGQLSNIRSNDRKQSLDEDQQQARGTEESRNSSNMNTKKNSDEQVINISKHERQEQMEDSDVEHKTDADSGDFYKESVSDLEEDKEEYREETDESDF from the exons ATGGCTGCGGGAGGAGCCCACAAAGGAAATGGTAATGGAAATAGAGGAAGGCCGTATGGGTTGATGCTGCTTTTAGCATTTGGGGCTGCTTTGCTTGGTGTTATGGTGCTACATAAGTTCAGAGAGAGACGCATCTTCAACCTCCTTGTCAAAGAGAAGGATCGTGAGCTCATGTCCCTCCAGCTTATCTTGCAG AAGGAAAGAGAACGcagcaaagaaatgaaaagaaaggcaGAAGAGATGAAAGGGAAGATATACTCTCTAAGAACCCAAAAGATGGAGCTTGACAGGAGGCAGCTGGAGATGCAGTCCACAATTGATTCCATAAAGGATGAACAAAAGATTATGGAGTCTGCCCTCGAGGAGAAGCAAAATGAGATCAAAATGCTAAGAGAGATGAACATTGATGCAGATAAAGGAAACCTTCAAATGGCGGATCTTATAGAAAGTCTGAAACAAAAGGAAGCTGAAATTGAGGAATTGAAGCACCACCTTGAATACCCAGCTAAGAAATGGTCAGTGAGCACAGACGACCCATCAAGCCCACCCATAAACATGACTGTATCCTTAAACATGGTAAACGAGGGTAACATAGAAGTCGATAAGAGTAAAGAAGAGGAGGTTCAATTGCATGAAACTGCATATGATGGCAATGGTTTGGATTCAAGGGGCAATGGAGGCAACTCTACTTCCACCAATCTAGAAAAGCAGGGTGATACTGCCATAGTTGAAAATGCAAGTGAAAGCAGGGTAGGCATTGCAGACAGGAGAGAAGTGTCAGAGGAAAAGGAATCACAGAAACTTGATGGATCTAGAAATGGAAGTTCCATTGGCATTGATAAGGATCAAGAGTATGAAAATGAAAGTTCTCAAGGGAAGCGTGCTTCTGGTGCAGGAGAGGAAAATAACACTTCAAATGCAACCGAGACAATTGTCAGCAGAATCGGAAGAGCATCAAAAACTGCTGATGCACATAATGATGAGAAATCAAGGGATAGAGAAGAGCATAAATTTAACCTAGATGGGCAACCTGGGCTTGAAAATGTTCAGGAGGCAGAAGATCGTCAAGAAACATTAAGAGGTGGTGCGAAGCGGGAAATGGTGGATAACTCCAGAAGTAGGGGGAACGAGAGGTACCACCATGCTAGCAGAGTACGAGGAAAGAGAAGGACAGTGGTTGCCAAGAATAGGCTGCTGGAGAGCAGAAATGATGTAAACAATGTTGCTGAGAAGACAAGAAATAGAAAATTTCCTATGGATGATCAAGGTAGACTGATATACAGAGAAGGGGGAAGAGCATCTATTGATGGAACAACAGAAGAAATAACAAAGGCAGTAGGTTCTTCTAAAACCAAATCAATAGAGCATCAAAACCATGAAGACTCTAAGGACCTGGAAAACAAACTTGGGGAAGATCGACAAAACCAGCAGATGAGTGAAGTCCATGAGACAATGAAAAGGCTCCCAGTAGCTCATGACGCCAAAGTGCTGACAAATGGAAGCCTTGATGGCCAGCTCAGTAACATCAGAAGCAATGACAGAAAACAGAGCCTGGATGAAGATCAACAACAAGCCAGGGGCACAGAAGAAAGCCGAAACAGTAGCAATatgaacactaaaaaaaacagtgaTGAACAAGTGATAAATATCAGCAAGCATGAAAGGCAAGAACAAATGGAGGATTCAGATGTAGAACACAAGACCGATGCAGATTCTGGAGATTTTTACAAGGAATCAGTTTCTGATTTAGAAGAGGATAAAGAAGAGTACAGAGAGGAAACTGATGAGTCCGACTTCTAG